Proteins co-encoded in one Sediminispirochaeta bajacaliforniensis DSM 16054 genomic window:
- a CDS encoding transposase, giving the protein MRYSRAIKESVLKKVLPPEKRSIREVALEYGINDQTIRNWIEQVNNGILNLDAELGPAALGNREKF; this is encoded by the coding sequence ATGAGGTACAGCAGAGCCATCAAAGAATCAGTCTTGAAAAAAGTCTTACCCCCTGAGAAGCGGAGTATCCGTGAGGTAGCCCTGGAATACGGCATAAACGATCAGACCATCCGAAACTGGATAGAGCAGGTAAATAACGGTATACTGAACCTGGATGCAGAGTTAGGACCTGCCGCTCTGGGCAACAGAGAAAAGTTTC
- a CDS encoding DUF3644 domain-containing protein, with translation MPKEGYKKTYHFLKKKYEDKSLFTFTELAEAADYKVTSIHTYFRNSLKNKFISQKDKNKLIALDEIDSFSENEFIQYCSQKKVDDILELDLSDYLRENSIQCMLSAIELHNKPNISYRYQTVAILLINSWELILKSYITKYYPDINIFQSDGHSKPFEKILNCVIDQLGKEYFHIRENLIVLYEYRCKFIHFYEEDIDPLSPCVNIDYA, from the coding sequence ATGCCAAAAGAAGGATATAAAAAAACATATCACTTCCTAAAAAAGAAATATGAGGATAAATCCCTTTTTACTTTTACAGAATTAGCAGAGGCCGCAGACTACAAAGTAACATCAATTCATACATACTTTAGAAATAGCTTGAAAAATAAGTTCATTTCTCAAAAAGATAAAAATAAATTAATCGCATTAGATGAAATTGACTCGTTTTCCGAAAACGAATTTATTCAGTATTGCTCACAGAAAAAAGTCGATGACATTTTAGAATTAGATTTAAGCGATTATTTAAGAGAGAATTCTATACAGTGTATGCTCTCTGCTATCGAATTACACAATAAACCAAACATTTCATACCGCTATCAGACTGTCGCTATATTATTAATTAATTCTTGGGAATTAATTCTTAAATCTTATATTACAAAATATTATCCAGATATTAATATTTTCCAAAGTGATGGTCATTCAAAACCTTTCGAAAAGATACTTAATTGTGTGATTGATCAGCTTGGAAAGGAATATTTCCACATCAGAGAAAATTTGATAGTATTATACGAATATCGTTGTAAGTTTATACATTTCTATGAAGAGGATATTGACCCACTATCCCCCTGTGTCAACATAGATTACGCCTGA
- a CDS encoding integron integrase, translated as MHDNSFYRYLTERLRYNEKKATYLQNWVAKYHAFKKGRPFGSVADYLSMLSARFEPWQVLQAKEAVYLYLRFTGKLPKHDTSYKPTPPYKARVKNTEDPKPQEQRELSVIRLWDEATRIMRQSLRIQHKSYATEKTYLGWVERFARWSRLTPDKLTEQHVKKYLSHLAVDRKVAVATQRQAFNALLYFYRYVLAIPIEDLSGTVASKIPQRLPVVLSKKEIDATLLCLPVLHKLMCRIIYGGGLRISECLSLRIKDLDFENGVLFVRAGKGNKDRKTLFPQSLHQDVKTHMAHIHLLYEDDRAEHRNGVMLPFALEQKYPLAGKEWKWFWLFPSPKLSIDPMSGIVRRHHIYSSTLQGSFKKALDRAGIQKHATVHTLRHSFATHLIEHGYDIRSIQELMGHSDVSTTMIYTHIAEKNKLSVISPLDF; from the coding sequence ATGCACGATAATAGTTTTTATAGATACCTTACAGAAAGGCTACGCTACAATGAGAAAAAGGCAACATATTTGCAAAACTGGGTAGCAAAATATCATGCCTTCAAAAAAGGCAGACCCTTTGGTTCTGTAGCAGATTATCTTTCAATGCTTTCCGCCCGTTTTGAACCATGGCAGGTCCTTCAGGCAAAGGAAGCGGTCTATCTTTACTTACGCTTTACAGGTAAACTCCCAAAACACGATACTTCGTATAAACCGACTCCCCCTTATAAAGCAAGAGTCAAAAATACAGAAGATCCTAAACCTCAGGAACAAAGGGAATTATCTGTTATACGGCTGTGGGACGAAGCAACCAGGATAATGCGACAAAGCCTCAGGATTCAGCACAAATCCTACGCTACTGAAAAAACTTATCTTGGGTGGGTTGAACGATTTGCTCGGTGGTCTCGCCTAACGCCCGATAAACTGACAGAACAACATGTTAAAAAGTATCTCTCGCATCTGGCTGTGGATCGAAAAGTTGCAGTAGCAACACAACGGCAAGCATTTAACGCCCTCCTCTATTTCTATCGTTACGTTTTAGCAATTCCTATTGAAGATCTGAGTGGGACAGTCGCTTCCAAAATCCCACAACGGCTTCCCGTCGTACTATCGAAAAAGGAAATCGATGCTACACTTTTGTGTCTCCCGGTCCTGCACAAGCTTATGTGTAGAATCATTTACGGAGGTGGATTAAGAATCAGTGAATGTCTTTCCTTACGGATAAAAGATCTTGATTTTGAAAATGGGGTACTTTTTGTTCGGGCAGGCAAAGGCAATAAAGATCGAAAAACACTTTTTCCTCAATCACTGCATCAGGATGTTAAAACTCATATGGCCCATATTCATTTACTTTATGAGGATGATCGGGCAGAACATCGAAATGGGGTCATGCTGCCCTTTGCCTTAGAGCAGAAATACCCGCTTGCAGGAAAAGAGTGGAAGTGGTTTTGGCTTTTTCCTTCCCCAAAACTTTCCATCGATCCTATGAGTGGAATAGTCCGTAGGCATCACATCTACTCGTCTACACTCCAGGGAAGTTTCAAAAAGGCATTGGACCGTGCAGGAATACAAAAGCATGCAACTGTCCACACCCTACGCCACAGTTTTGCAACACATCTTATCGAGCATGGCTATGATATTCGATCGATACAAGAATTGATGGGGCACTCAGATGTATCTACGACAATGATCTACACCCATATAGCAGAAAAGAATAAATTGAGCGTCATAAGCCCCCTCGACTTCTGA